In the Mesorhizobium sp. WSM2240 genome, TGACCGGCAGCGTGGTTTCCGTGCCATCCTCGTCGTAGAAGGTGATGGTGCCGGCGGCGGCATCGACATGCTTCATCGGCACATAGAGCACCCGGCCGGACTTCGGCGAAATCGGCAGGAAAGGACTGTAGGTTGCCTGCCGTTCCTCGCCCAGCGTCGGCAGCATGATCGCCATGATCGTTTCGTAGCGTTCGGCCACGCGCTTCAGAATGGTGTCGAAGCGACCCGACTTGTAGTAGTCGGTCGCACTCGCGAATTCGTAGTCGAAGCCGAACGTGTCGAGGAAGCGCCGCAGCATCGCGTTGTTGTGATGCCCGAAGCTTTCATAGTCGCCGCCGAACGGGTTCGGAACCGAGGTCAGCGGCATGTGCAGATACGGCTCCAGGAACGCGCGGTCAGGCACGCTATCGGGAATCTTGCGCATCCCATCCATGTCGTCGGAGAAGCAGAGCAGCTTGGTGGCGACCTTGTCTTCGGTCAGGATGCGGAAGGCGTGGCGCACCATGGAGGTACGCGCCACCTCGCCGAACGTGCCGATATGCGGCAGGCCGGACGGGCCGTAGCCGGTCTCGAACAGCACCGTCTCGGGAAAATCCCGCCCCTTGTAGCGGTCGACGATCTTTTTCGCTTCTTCGAACGGCCAAGCCTTGCTTTCGGCGGCGGCCGCTAGGATTTCGGGGTTGAGATCGATCACGTTTGATCTCGCCATTGTGCCTGTCCTGTATTCCTGCCGGCGGTCGTTGCTGCTTCAGTGCTTGCGGGGATGCTCGGCAATCCCGGCCATGCGTTCGCGCGTACGTCGCCGGCCGAGTTTGCAGGTGGTCTCTATGCGGGCGGGCCGGGGGCGTCAACATTGGCCCGGTTTTTCCTTGCGAGGGCACGGCCGCGTTCCTACCTTCGCTGCAACGAAAATGAAGGGGGCAGCAATGGCTTTGCCGACCGCGCACGAGGCGCTTATCTATCTGATGGTGGTAACCTCCGCCTCCGACCGCGACATGACCGATGTTGAACTGGCGCGGATCGGCAATGTGGTGCGGTCCTGGCCGATCTTCGAGGGTTTCGACGACGAGAAGCTCATCGAAATCGCGCAGGACTGTCAGCAGATGCTTCACCATGACGGCGGTCTTGGAGGCGTCCTTTCGACAGCACGCAAGGCCATACCGAAAAATCTTCACGACACTGCTTACGCCTTGGCTTTCGAGGTGGCGACAGCCGATCTCGAAATGCGCATGGAAGAGCTTCGCGTGCTGCAGCTTCTGCGCCTGCATCTCGCCATCGATGCCGCGACGATCGCGGCGATCGAGCGGGCGACGAAGGCGCGTCACCGGACGCTGACATAGGATGGAATGATGGGCGAAGGCGCTGTTTTTCCGGAAGCCTGGATTCGAGGGGCCGTGTTCCTTGCGGTCTTCGGCTCGCTGGCGGTGCTGGAGCTATGGTCGCCGCGCCTCGAACGTGACGAGTTGCGCGGCGCGCTGAAATCGCGGCGTTGGTTCACCAACATCTCGATGGTCGTCCTGTCGTCGCTGGTTTTGCGGGTAATCTTTCCGGCCGCCGCCGTCGGCGCAGCGCTCTGGGCGGAGGCGCGGGGATGGGGATTGCTCAGGCTCGCCGGCGTGGATGGCTTTGCAAGCGGGCTGATCGCGTTCGTCGTGCTCGATTTCGCGGTCTGGCTTGAACACGTCGCCAGCCACAAGATATCGCTTCTGTGGCGCATCCACCGGATGCATCACGCCGACACCGGTTTCGATGTCACGACGGGGCTGCGGTTTCATCCGCTCGAGATCGTGCTGTCCATGGTCTGGAAGGCCGCCGTCGTGGTGGCGCTCGGCCCGCCGGTGCTCGCAGTGCTGGTTTTTGAGATCATACTCAACGCCGGCGCGATGTTCAGCCACTCCAATCTGCGCATCGGATCCCGCGCGGATCGCTGGCTGCGCCGTGTCATCGTCACGCCGGACATGCACCGCGTCCATCACTCCAACGATCTGGCCGAGACGGACTCGAATTACGGTTTCAATCTCTCGTTGTGGGACAGGCTGTTCAGGACCTATGTCGACCAGCCAAAAAAAGGCCATGACGGCATCGCGATAGGGCTTTCGGGCTATTCCGCGAGCGAGGCCGCGCGGCTCGGGCGCTCGCTAGCCCTGCCGTTCGTTTCACGGCCGAACGCCTATATCAGAAGAAGCTGACCGGGAAATATCGCAGGTAAAGCTCGGCGAATACGCCCTTCACCGCGATCTGATGCAGGGCTGCGTCGAAAGCGGCGGCCAGGGCCGGCTCGCCGGCTCGGGTGGCGATCGCCAGCCCCGAGCCCAGATATTCCGGCGCGAGATAGGCGCCACCGGCAAACCGGCAACATCCGCCGGCTTCGTTTCCCGCCAGCCAAAAGCCGAGCCGCATGCCGTCGCCAAAGGCGGCGGCGATCTCGGCGGCTTTCAGATCCTGGAGCATCCAGTCCTGCCTGGAATAGGTGACGACTTTCACGCCCGGAAAATTGGCGCGCAGCAGGCGTTCGTGCGCCGAGCCGGCGATGACGCCGACACGCTTGTCCTGCAGCTTGTCGAATACCGGCTCAGACACCGCCGTCGTCTTCGGCATGACGAAGCGTGCGGGA is a window encoding:
- a CDS encoding tellurite resistance TerB family protein — its product is MALPTAHEALIYLMVVTSASDRDMTDVELARIGNVVRSWPIFEGFDDEKLIEIAQDCQQMLHHDGGLGGVLSTARKAIPKNLHDTAYALAFEVATADLEMRMEELRVLQLLRLHLAIDAATIAAIERATKARHRTLT
- a CDS encoding sterol desaturase family protein; protein product: MMGEGAVFPEAWIRGAVFLAVFGSLAVLELWSPRLERDELRGALKSRRWFTNISMVVLSSLVLRVIFPAAAVGAALWAEARGWGLLRLAGVDGFASGLIAFVVLDFAVWLEHVASHKISLLWRIHRMHHADTGFDVTTGLRFHPLEIVLSMVWKAAVVVALGPPVLAVLVFEIILNAGAMFSHSNLRIGSRADRWLRRVIVTPDMHRVHHSNDLAETDSNYGFNLSLWDRLFRTYVDQPKKGHDGIAIGLSGYSASEAARLGRSLALPFVSRPNAYIRRS
- a CDS encoding transporter substrate-binding domain-containing protein, with amino-acid sequence MKFRAVLLAVFCASALACGTAQAAEPQVPMFWDAKERLPKPDLSGLTRLRFLTTTDFPPFNFLDGEGRISGFHIDLARAICAEFNISDKCQMQAVPWAELDGMLQSGQGEAIIAGVAITQEARLKYAFSRPYLRFPARFVMPKTTAVSEPVFDKLQDKRVGVIAGSAHERLLRANFPGVKVVTYSRQDWMLQDLKAAEIAAAFGDGMRLGFWLAGNEAGGCCRFAGGAYLAPEYLGSGLAIATRAGEPALAAAFDAALHQIAVKGVFAELYLRYFPVSFF